In Rutidosis leptorrhynchoides isolate AG116_Rl617_1_P2 chromosome 2, CSIRO_AGI_Rlap_v1, whole genome shotgun sequence, one genomic interval encodes:
- the LOC139892408 gene encoding NAC domain-containing protein 79-like, with amino-acid sequence MEKLSFPVEENDQMDLPPGFRFHPTDEELITHYLSKKVVDDSFVSREIGEVDMNKIEPWDLPRMAKIGEKEWYFFCLRDKKYPTGLKTNRATASGYWKATGKDKEIFRGRLLVGMKKTLVFYMGRAPKGEKTNWVIHEFRLEGKLSLQNLPKSAKNEWVICRVFHKTLDGKKVHISGLIRIDSGGVSVSLPPLMDSPSAFDGKMIISDKYDLISVPCFSDPINIEQSHKSMINTFINDPIFPFDSNSNLLLENQTDQIMNQFPSTSPLPIHDQSILSGLIGTYGYGLKTETEMITGSVETQVSSAKKIEVSSNFEKGKRGIEDQEDPSTSNGPIDLDCLWNY; translated from the exons ATGGAGAAACTTTCTTTTCCTGTTGAAGAAAATGATCAAATGGATTTGCCTCCCGGATTTCGATTTCATCCAACTGATGAAGAGTTAATCACTCATTATCTTTCAAAAAAAGTTGTAGATGACAGTTTTGTTTCTAGAGAAATTGGAGAGGTGGACATGAACAAAATTGAGCCATGGGATTTGCCTA GGATGGCTAAAATAGGAGAAAAAGAGTGGTATTTCTTCTGCCTTAGAGATAAGAAGTACCCGACCGGATTAAAGACAAATAGAGCTACTGCTTCCGGCTATTGGAAAGCTACCGGAAAAGATAAAGAAATTTTTCGAGGACGATTGCTCGTTGGAATGAAAAAAACATTAGTTTTTTACATGGGCAGAGCTCCAAAAGGGGAAAAAACAAATTGGGTAATTCATGAATTTAGATTAGAGGGTAAACTCTCTCTACAAAACTTGCCAAAATCAGCCAAG AACGAATGGGTGATTTGTCGTGTGTTTCACAAGACTTTAGACGGAAAAAAAGTTCACATTTCAGGGCTGATAAGGATTGATTCCGGTGGTGTTTCTGTTTCTCTGCCACCTTTGATGGACTCTCCGTCAGCTTTTGATGGCAAGATGATTATTTCAGATAAATACGACTTGATCAGCGTACCCTGCTTCTCCGATCCAATTAATATTGAACAAAGTCACAAGAGCATGATCAATACATTCATTAATGATCCAATATTCCCATTCGATTCGAATTCAAATTTGTTGCTCGAAAACCAAACCGATCAAATTATGAATCAATTCCCTTCTACTTCTCCACTTCCCATTCATGATCAATCAATATTGAGTGGTTTAATAGGGACCTACGGTTACGGATTGAAAACTGAAACAGAAATGATTACAGGGTCAGTAGAGACACAGGTGAGCTCGGCGAAAAAAATAGAAGTTTCGTCGAATTTTGAAAAGGGTAAAAGGGGAATTGAAGATCAAGAGGACCCATCAACTTCAAATGGACCAATTGATTTGGATTGCTTATGGAATTATTGA